From the Bacteroidia bacterium genome, one window contains:
- a CDS encoding outer membrane protein transport protein, translating to MFRLRTSLLLVAIVLCGSSAVHAGGFQLNEHGARAMAQAGAFAARASDPSAMFFNPAGLSFQRGFQVMGGATLITPSYSYYGPSNNNSNQRWDMLDNMFYPPNFYAANTWTDGVLSGFAAGIGVTTPYGLGTEWADNWVGRAVTREIELQTFYIMPTVSYAVNEWLAFGLGANIVFSNVSLRRAVTNFDPELDLELEGSGDPAFSWNMGVIVKPMENVSLGFTYRAETSIDFEGTANFHPTAALQPLFPGGDVTTSLSPPATWFAGIAWAPVKNFELEFDFQGIQWSSYDKLALDFAVDNVNTAGVAQTDVSMPKDYEDTFILRLGAEYRIPLLGLALRGGYFYDRNPVPDKSLEPLLPDSDRHGLNIGFGFDLLPSLTIDVAYLNLIFLDRVTNETTHPDGVHMNGKYTGNASLIGFNITYVLGGD from the coding sequence GTGTTCAGACTGCGAACCTCACTGCTGCTCGTCGCAATCGTTCTGTGCGGAAGCTCGGCTGTTCACGCCGGCGGCTTTCAGTTGAACGAACACGGTGCGCGGGCCATGGCACAGGCGGGCGCATTCGCCGCGCGCGCGAGCGACCCCTCGGCCATGTTCTTCAATCCCGCAGGACTTTCCTTCCAGCGGGGCTTTCAGGTGATGGGCGGCGCCACGCTCATCACACCGAGTTACTCCTACTACGGTCCGAGCAACAACAACAGCAATCAGCGCTGGGACATGCTCGACAACATGTTTTATCCCCCGAATTTCTACGCCGCGAACACCTGGACGGACGGTGTGCTGAGTGGCTTCGCGGCCGGTATCGGCGTGACTACTCCGTACGGCCTCGGCACGGAATGGGCGGACAACTGGGTCGGCCGCGCGGTTACCCGTGAAATCGAACTACAGACCTTCTACATCATGCCGACGGTTTCCTATGCCGTCAATGAGTGGCTGGCCTTCGGCCTGGGTGCAAATATCGTATTCTCGAATGTGAGTTTGCGCCGGGCGGTGACGAATTTCGATCCCGAGCTGGACCTGGAACTGGAGGGCAGCGGCGATCCGGCGTTCAGCTGGAACATGGGTGTCATCGTGAAACCCATGGAGAACGTGAGTCTCGGTTTCACTTACCGGGCTGAGACCTCGATTGATTTCGAAGGCACGGCGAATTTCCATCCCACCGCCGCGCTGCAACCGTTGTTTCCCGGCGGCGACGTAACGACATCGTTGAGTCCTCCCGCCACGTGGTTTGCCGGCATCGCCTGGGCGCCGGTGAAAAATTTTGAGCTGGAATTCGATTTCCAGGGCATACAATGGTCCAGCTACGATAAACTGGCCCTGGATTTCGCCGTGGACAATGTGAACACGGCCGGCGTTGCGCAGACCGACGTATCCATGCCAAAGGATTATGAGGATACGTTTATCCTGCGTCTCGGTGCGGAATACCGCATACCGCTGCTCGGTCTGGCTCTGCGTGGCGGATACTTCTATGACCGCAATCCGGTGCCGGACAAGAGCCTCGAGCCATTGCTTCCGGATTCGGATCGGCATGGACTCAACATCGGCTTCGGCTTCGATCTGCTGCCCAGTCTCACGATTGACGTGGCGTATCTGAATCTCATTTTCCTCGATCGCGTCACCAACGAGACAACACATCCGGATGGTGTACACATGAACGGCAAGTACACCGGAAACGCGTCCCTGATCGGTTTTAACATCACATACGTGCTGGGAGGTGACTGA
- a CDS encoding DUF1801 domain-containing protein, with the protein MHTDILAYNAALAPEEQEICDTLAAEICRALPEAENKIWHRHPVWFLDGNPVAGYSKLKGCVRLLFWSGQSFEEAELRPEGSFKAAEKRYTTVEEVKVKELKRWLEKSRDIQWDYKNLVKRKGKLERLK; encoded by the coding sequence ATGCACACGGACATTCTAGCCTACAACGCAGCGTTGGCACCCGAGGAGCAGGAGATCTGCGATACGCTGGCTGCTGAAATCTGTCGCGCGTTGCCTGAAGCGGAGAACAAAATCTGGCACCGTCATCCCGTCTGGTTCCTGGATGGGAATCCCGTCGCGGGGTACAGCAAATTAAAGGGCTGCGTCCGCCTGCTGTTCTGGAGCGGGCAGTCCTTTGAAGAAGCGGAACTGCGCCCGGAGGGCAGCTTCAAAGCGGCCGAGAAGCGCTATACCACCGTCGAAGAGGTGAAGGTAAAGGAACTGAAGCGCTGGCTCGAGAAGAGCAGGGACATACAGTGGGATTACAAGAATCTGGTGAAAAGGAAAGGCAAGCTCGAGCGCCTGAAATGA
- the accC gene encoding acetyl-CoA carboxylase biotin carboxylase subunit: MKIRSILIANRGEIAVRIQRACRELGIRSVAVYSDADRDALHVRNADEAYNIGPAPSAQSYLRADVLIDTALRAGCDAVHPGYGFLSENASFAQAVRDAGLLFIGPPASAIRSMGDKTSARTLMMQKNVPVVPGTDKAITSDDEALATADSIGYPVLLKAAAGGGGKGMRVVERPDDLLKALEGARNEARSAFSDDRVYMEKYVLEPRHIEIQVLADAHGNCVYLGERECSIQRRHQKVVEEAPSVIVDADLRRRMGEAAVQAAKSCGYENAGTIEFLVDRDKNFYFLEMNTRLQVEHPVTEMVTGIDLVKMQIRVAEGEPLPFTQADIVIRGHAIECRICAEDVRGNFLPSVGTLLEYRPPHGFGVRDDSGVSSGSDISIHYDPMFAKLIAWGMDRDDAIGKMRRALDEFVILGVETTIPFCRYVMDHPNFLNGDFAIDFVQKHFRVEDLAQPDEDATLAAMLGSVLVEQWQPVSAEPAQRNGHGPQRQCSPWVMRHRRGGH, from the coding sequence GTGAAGATTCGATCCATCCTGATCGCGAACAGGGGAGAAATCGCTGTTCGCATACAACGCGCCTGCCGCGAGCTGGGAATACGCAGCGTCGCCGTCTATTCCGACGCCGACCGCGACGCCCTGCACGTGCGCAACGCCGACGAAGCTTACAACATCGGTCCCGCACCCTCCGCACAAAGTTATCTGCGCGCCGACGTCCTCATCGATACCGCTCTGCGCGCCGGCTGCGATGCCGTTCATCCGGGTTATGGCTTTCTTTCGGAAAATGCGTCGTTCGCGCAAGCCGTGCGCGACGCAGGTCTGCTGTTCATCGGTCCACCCGCATCGGCCATACGCAGCATGGGCGACAAAACATCCGCGCGCACCCTGATGATGCAAAAGAACGTTCCCGTGGTGCCGGGGACGGACAAGGCCATCACCTCCGACGACGAAGCGCTGGCCACCGCGGACAGCATCGGCTATCCGGTGCTGCTCAAGGCGGCGGCCGGGGGCGGCGGAAAGGGCATGCGCGTGGTGGAACGCCCGGATGACTTGCTCAAAGCTCTCGAAGGTGCGCGAAACGAAGCCCGCTCCGCCTTCAGCGATGATCGCGTGTACATGGAGAAATACGTCCTCGAACCGCGTCACATCGAGATACAGGTCCTCGCGGATGCGCACGGCAATTGCGTGTACCTCGGCGAGCGAGAATGCTCCATTCAGCGGCGTCATCAGAAAGTCGTCGAAGAAGCGCCGTCCGTGATCGTTGACGCGGATCTGCGGCGGCGGATGGGTGAAGCGGCGGTGCAGGCGGCGAAATCCTGCGGCTACGAGAACGCCGGTACCATAGAATTTCTGGTGGATCGGGACAAGAATTTTTACTTTCTGGAAATGAATACGCGTTTGCAGGTGGAGCACCCCGTCACCGAAATGGTGACCGGCATAGATCTCGTGAAAATGCAGATTCGCGTGGCCGAGGGCGAACCGCTCCCGTTCACCCAGGCGGATATCGTCATTCGCGGCCATGCCATAGAATGCCGCATTTGTGCGGAAGATGTACGCGGCAATTTTCTGCCCTCCGTCGGCACGCTGCTCGAATATCGTCCACCGCACGGTTTCGGTGTGCGCGACGACAGCGGTGTGAGTTCCGGCAGCGACATTTCCATTCACTACGATCCCATGTTTGCGAAGCTCATCGCCTGGGGTATGGATCGGGACGATGCGATAGGAAAAATGCGCCGGGCGCTGGACGAATTCGTGATTCTCGGCGTGGAGACAACGATTCCTTTTTGCAGATACGTCATGGACCATCCCAACTTCCTGAACGGCGACTTCGCCATCGATTTCGTGCAAAAGCATTTTCGCGTCGAAGATCTTGCGCAGCCCGATGAAGATGCGACGCTGGCCGCGATGCTCGGATCCGTGCTGGTGGAACAATGGCAACCCGTTTCTGCCGAACCCGCGCAACGTAACGGACACGGGCCGCAGCGCCAGTGCTCGCCTTGGGTCATGCGTCACAGAAGAGGAGGGCATTGA
- a CDS encoding T9SS type A sorting domain-containing protein, with protein MRTLLFIGVAMLLLHLANLAHAQVALSEDFEGTLDPKITILSSGNLTPAAGVAPSAIFGSTKAVRFGKSSCGFNCYNSGSPYAQPYWTMIHIDFQVPYLLTNISFKWAELGLNWGSGGYVFLDQVLYGTYPADYIGIAPPSQYQNDPSVKLWDRAMNGTATTVDILIWDIAIGSEIWVDDVIIEGSVLQAPPIADAGPDQTIYIGYGPQSVTLTGTVTGGNPPYQFAWSNAQSGASISVSPTVTTSYTLTVTDAANRSASDVVEVRVVDVRCGQNMNKVLVCHQGNTLCIAAPAVPAHLNIGDQLGPCEATVTQNTVDLLQNYPNPYNPVTSISYRLAADGAIRLVVYDWLGREVRTLVDGFEHAGMHVVQFDASTLPSGTYFYRVIMDGVCIERPMILLK; from the coding sequence ATGAGAACCCTGCTATTCATTGGTGTTGCGATGCTGTTGCTGCATCTGGCGAATCTGGCGCATGCGCAAGTCGCGCTATCGGAGGATTTCGAAGGGACACTCGATCCGAAAATCACAATTCTGTCGAGCGGCAATCTGACACCGGCAGCGGGAGTAGCCCCGAGTGCCATATTCGGCAGTACCAAAGCCGTACGATTCGGGAAATCCAGTTGCGGCTTTAATTGCTACAATTCCGGTTCACCGTACGCACAGCCCTACTGGACAATGATACACATTGATTTTCAGGTACCCTATCTGCTTACGAACATTTCCTTCAAATGGGCAGAGTTAGGCTTGAATTGGGGTTCAGGCGGGTATGTGTTTCTCGACCAGGTTTTGTATGGTACTTATCCTGCCGATTATATCGGCATCGCTCCTCCAAGCCAATACCAGAATGATCCTTCGGTGAAACTCTGGGATCGAGCGATGAATGGTACGGCAACGACGGTTGACATTCTCATCTGGGACATCGCTATCGGAAGTGAAATCTGGGTTGACGATGTTATCATCGAAGGGAGCGTACTGCAAGCTCCCCCGATCGCCGATGCAGGTCCGGATCAGACCATCTACATTGGCTACGGACCGCAATCCGTGACACTCACGGGGACGGTGACCGGCGGTAATCCTCCGTACCAATTCGCCTGGTCGAATGCGCAAAGCGGCGCCAGCATATCCGTCAGTCCCACCGTAACGACCTCCTACACGCTCACCGTGACCGATGCAGCCAATCGCAGCGCATCGGACGTCGTTGAGGTCCGTGTCGTTGATGTCCGCTGCGGACAAAACATGAACAAGGTGCTTGTCTGCCATCAGGGCAACACCCTGTGCATCGCCGCGCCGGCGGTGCCGGCGCATCTGAATATCGGCGATCAGCTGGGACCATGTGAAGCCACAGTGACACAGAATACCGTTGATTTGTTGCAGAATTATCCGAATCCGTACAATCCGGTCACGAGCATCAGCTATCGGCTCGCGGCGGACGGCGCGATCCGGCTGGTTGTGTACGATTGGCTGGGGCGGGAAGTCCGCACGCTGGTGGATGGCTTCGAGCATGCCGGAATGCACGTCGTTCAATTCGACGCTTCCACCCTGCCATCCGGCACTTATTTTTACCGTGTGATCATGGACGGCGTGTGCATCGAGAGACCGATGATTCTGCTCAAGTGA
- a CDS encoding MACPF domain-containing protein produces MNNLIAPCRIGMLVLLALLCLRCGEENSTQPAPDPNDNALPGVSYMGHGYDVFGDYAKSEHVKSPLFQYGDWSTVTVQGKAYSIPKDIAYTSVNTSDFRSVYGLTSHEYRNHMSVNASLSGSYSFFSMSVTNNYSASYYKSSNKAFCTVQNVIKKWKLTLPYTDTAKLKGLLTAEARSDIATLAPQTLFSKYGTHFLAELLIGARADYNTCVTKCAETSIIKNNFEICAEASFKKKSGSGSFSIVTEQQLQSFESNSSQKLKVSGGRSEYGSYIFQTGKYDKWIESINNLEDLTIADFTQNSLIPIWELCADEVRKNQLRTAFDTYAMQFALPALVNDAIDGLYFEVSNNAPVTPTPGWTIINQDLNRDAKGKFIFLCYKTGLDDTETISDITFLLNNQATPAGYNKIPQDLNEGAGGDFIYLCYKKQITNRPIRRIVILIGRDAAPPPGFYFAENFYYRRKQDLNEGAGGNFIWLAYSYDLPNSWD; encoded by the coding sequence ATGAACAACCTGATCGCGCCATGCAGAATCGGCATGCTGGTGCTTCTCGCTCTCCTCTGCCTGCGCTGCGGGGAAGAGAATTCCACGCAGCCGGCGCCGGATCCCAATGACAACGCGCTGCCCGGGGTCTCATACATGGGACACGGCTACGATGTGTTCGGCGACTACGCCAAATCCGAGCATGTGAAAAGTCCGCTCTTCCAGTACGGTGATTGGAGTACCGTCACCGTACAAGGCAAGGCGTATTCCATTCCGAAGGATATTGCGTACACCAGCGTCAATACTTCGGACTTCCGATCCGTCTACGGCCTGACGTCTCATGAGTACAGAAATCACATGAGCGTGAATGCGAGTTTGAGCGGCTCGTACTCATTCTTCAGCATGTCCGTAACCAACAACTACAGTGCGAGCTATTACAAGAGCAGCAACAAAGCGTTCTGTACGGTGCAGAATGTGATCAAGAAATGGAAGCTGACGCTTCCGTATACGGATACCGCGAAGCTGAAGGGTCTGCTGACCGCAGAGGCGAGAAGCGACATAGCCACACTCGCGCCACAGACACTTTTCAGCAAATACGGCACCCATTTCCTGGCCGAACTGCTCATCGGCGCACGGGCGGATTACAATACCTGCGTCACCAAATGCGCAGAGACTTCGATAATCAAGAACAACTTCGAGATCTGTGCCGAAGCGAGTTTCAAAAAGAAATCGGGTTCGGGCAGTTTCTCCATAGTGACGGAGCAGCAGTTGCAGAGCTTCGAGAGCAATTCCTCACAGAAGCTGAAAGTCTCGGGTGGCAGAAGTGAATACGGATCCTACATCTTTCAGACCGGCAAGTACGACAAATGGATAGAGTCCATCAACAACCTCGAAGATTTGACGATAGCGGATTTCACACAGAACAGCCTGATTCCGATTTGGGAATTGTGCGCGGATGAGGTGAGAAAAAACCAACTGCGCACGGCGTTCGACACCTACGCCATGCAGTTCGCCCTGCCGGCGCTGGTGAATGACGCGATCGACGGACTGTATTTCGAAGTATCGAACAATGCGCCTGTTACCCCGACACCGGGATGGACCATCATTAATCAGGATCTGAACAGAGATGCGAAGGGCAAATTCATATTTCTGTGTTACAAAACAGGCCTCGACGATACGGAAACCATCTCCGACATCACGTTTCTCCTCAATAATCAGGCGACCCCGGCCGGCTACAACAAGATCCCGCAGGATCTGAATGAAGGTGCGGGTGGGGACTTCATCTATTTGTGCTATAAGAAGCAAATCACCAACAGGCCGATTCGCAGAATCGTCATCCTGATCGGACGGGATGCGGCGCCGCCTCCAGGATTCTACTTCGCCGAGAATTTCTATTACCGGAGGAAGCAGGACCTCAACGAGGGCGCCGGAGGAAACTTCATCTGGCTGGCGTACTCGTACGATCTGCCGAATTCCTGGGATTGA
- the purL gene encoding phosphoribosylformylglycinamidine synthase subunit PurL produces the protein MINEPVVTADIARELGLTDEEYQKILAYLQGRTPTYTELGMYSVMWSEHCSYKNSIAVLKTLPRSGGRLLVGAGEENAGLVDIGDGLAIAFKIESHNHPSAIEPFQGAATGVGGILRDIFTMGARPIAACDSLRFGDPANPRVQFLVKGVVHGIGHYGNCFGVPTVAGEIYFDNAYQGNPLVNAMAVGIVKHDQTASAIAKGAGNPVMIVGSSTGRDGIHGATFASVDLSEESESKRPSVQVGDPFTEKLLLEATLEIIREDLIIGIQDMGAAGITCSSCEMSAKGESGMDLDLDLVPAREENMSAYELLLSESQERMLVVAKQGSEARVKEIFDKWDLHAVTIGHVTDDGMVTIRRHGEVKAVVPADSLVLGGGAPVYIRETKRPDYLDLTESFRMESVPVPSDCGAVLLALLGTPNIASKRWVYEQYDTSVRTNTAVGPGSDAAVIRIKGTDKAIAVCTDCNGRYVYLNPRKGASIAVAEAARNVACTGAQPLAITNCLNFGNPYKPEVYYQFREACGGMGDACRVFDTPVTGGNVSFYNENPNGAVFPTPVIGMLGLIEHVDHITTSGFRTAGDAVILFGEAQNDINGSEYLASWHGIVGGDAPFLDLDQEKRLHAALLAAIRAGLLHSAHDVSDGGLAVCLAECCLTSPSKLGTVVSLPVNDLRKDALYFGESQSRAVVSCDSARVDELLALAAAHGVPAMSIGIVGGAELRVNDDIGIAVSDMDARYERALPELLESGA, from the coding sequence ATGATCAACGAACCCGTCGTCACCGCCGATATCGCCCGAGAACTGGGTCTCACGGACGAGGAGTACCAGAAAATTCTCGCCTACCTCCAAGGCCGCACACCGACGTACACCGAACTCGGGATGTACAGTGTGATGTGGAGTGAGCATTGCTCGTACAAAAATTCCATCGCCGTACTCAAGACCCTTCCGCGCAGCGGGGGACGTTTGCTCGTTGGCGCAGGTGAAGAGAACGCCGGACTGGTGGACATAGGCGATGGGCTCGCTATCGCATTCAAAATTGAATCACACAATCACCCGTCGGCTATCGAACCGTTCCAGGGTGCCGCGACGGGCGTTGGCGGGATTTTACGGGACATATTCACCATGGGTGCGCGACCCATCGCGGCCTGCGACTCGCTGCGCTTCGGGGATCCCGCGAATCCGCGTGTACAATTCCTCGTGAAAGGAGTCGTGCACGGCATCGGCCATTACGGGAACTGTTTCGGCGTACCCACGGTCGCCGGAGAGATATACTTCGACAATGCGTATCAGGGGAATCCCCTTGTCAATGCCATGGCTGTCGGCATCGTGAAGCATGATCAAACCGCTTCCGCCATAGCGAAAGGCGCCGGCAACCCGGTGATGATCGTCGGCTCCTCCACAGGACGTGACGGCATACACGGCGCAACTTTTGCCTCGGTGGACTTGAGCGAAGAATCGGAGTCGAAGCGTCCGTCTGTGCAGGTTGGCGATCCCTTTACGGAGAAGCTGCTACTCGAGGCGACACTCGAAATCATCCGTGAGGATTTGATCATCGGCATACAGGACATGGGAGCCGCAGGCATCACCTGTTCGTCCTGCGAAATGTCCGCAAAAGGCGAGAGCGGCATGGATCTCGATCTCGATCTCGTGCCCGCGCGTGAAGAGAACATGAGCGCCTACGAGTTGCTGCTTTCGGAGTCACAGGAGCGCATGCTCGTCGTGGCCAAGCAGGGAAGTGAAGCGCGGGTGAAGGAAATTTTCGACAAGTGGGATCTGCATGCCGTTACCATCGGCCATGTGACCGACGACGGCATGGTGACGATTCGCCGTCACGGTGAGGTGAAGGCCGTGGTCCCCGCCGACAGTCTCGTGCTGGGCGGCGGAGCGCCGGTGTACATACGCGAAACGAAGCGACCGGATTATCTCGATCTCACGGAGTCCTTCCGCATGGAATCCGTTCCCGTGCCCTCCGATTGCGGCGCCGTGCTGCTCGCCCTGCTCGGAACGCCGAATATCGCCAGCAAGCGCTGGGTGTACGAGCAGTACGATACCTCCGTGCGGACCAATACGGCGGTCGGACCCGGTTCCGACGCCGCAGTCATTCGTATCAAAGGAACGGACAAGGCCATCGCCGTGTGCACCGATTGCAACGGCCGGTATGTGTATCTCAATCCCCGCAAGGGAGCGAGCATCGCCGTAGCCGAAGCAGCGCGCAACGTCGCCTGCACCGGTGCACAACCGTTGGCGATCACGAATTGTCTGAACTTCGGCAATCCCTACAAGCCGGAGGTGTATTATCAATTCCGCGAGGCCTGTGGTGGCATGGGCGATGCCTGCCGCGTCTTCGATACACCCGTCACCGGCGGCAACGTCAGTTTCTACAATGAAAATCCCAATGGCGCCGTATTCCCGACGCCTGTCATCGGCATGCTGGGCCTGATCGAGCATGTCGATCACATCACCACCTCCGGTTTCCGTACCGCGGGCGATGCGGTGATTCTGTTCGGCGAAGCGCAGAACGACATCAACGGCAGCGAGTACCTGGCGAGCTGGCATGGCATCGTCGGAGGGGACGCACCGTTCCTCGATCTCGACCAGGAGAAACGCCTCCATGCGGCGCTGCTCGCGGCCATACGCGCCGGACTGCTGCACAGCGCGCACGACGTGTCCGACGGCGGACTTGCCGTCTGTCTGGCCGAGTGCTGCCTCACGTCGCCGTCCAAGCTCGGGACTGTAGTCTCCCTGCCGGTGAATGATCTGCGAAAGGATGCCTTGTATTTCGGGGAGTCGCAATCGCGCGCTGTCGTGAGCTGCGATTCCGCGCGCGTTGATGAACTCCTCGCCCTGGCTGCCGCGCACGGCGTACCCGCAATGTCCATCGGAATCGTCGGGGGGGCGGAGCTCCGCGTGAACGACGACATCGGCATTGCAGTGAGCGACATGGACGCACGCTACGAACGCG
- a CDS encoding SRPBCC family protein: MSYTPITIEASIAADTAVVWEYYTKPEHIIGWNFATPEWQCPAAENDLRAGGRYFARMEAKDGSYGFDFEAVYDEVIPQEKIAYTMGDGRRATTTFEGLGATTKVTTIFDAEASNPLEMQRAGWQAILDNFKSYCEARHADEQ; the protein is encoded by the coding sequence ATGTCCTATACACCGATAACCATAGAAGCAAGCATCGCTGCCGATACCGCCGTTGTCTGGGAGTATTATACAAAACCCGAGCACATCATCGGGTGGAATTTCGCTACACCGGAGTGGCAGTGTCCCGCCGCGGAAAACGACCTTCGCGCCGGCGGGCGCTACTTCGCGCGGATGGAGGCGAAAGACGGCAGTTATGGCTTCGACTTCGAAGCCGTGTATGACGAAGTGATTCCGCAAGAGAAAATCGCCTATACCATGGGGGACGGCAGACGTGCGACGACGACATTCGAGGGCCTCGGCGCGACGACAAAGGTCACGACGATTTTCGATGCCGAAGCTTCCAATCCTCTGGAAATGCAAAGAGCCGGTTGGCAGGCGATTCTGGACAATTTCAAGAGCTATTGCGAAGCACGACACGCGGATGAGCAGTGA